The proteins below come from a single Prolixibacter sp. NT017 genomic window:
- a CDS encoding YicC/YloC family endoribonuclease, which yields MMKSMTGYGKAECELPNKKITIEVKSLNSKQLDINTRIPGLYKEKDISIRKLISDILGRGKVEFSMYLESLGEESNATINGAVVRDYYQQLNSVRKELGIDESQSLLDIVMRLPDTVKVEREELDEEEWKQIIAKVKKALLNLDEFRIQEGDALYKDIEANIQNIQNLLPDVEPFEKERLNKVKERILDNLKELEASDSVDNNRLEQEMIYYLEKLDINEEKVRLANHCIYFLETMKLNEPVGKKLGFIAQEIGREINTMGSKANHAEIQKIVIQMKDSLERVKEQTLNVL from the coding sequence ATGATGAAATCGATGACCGGCTACGGAAAAGCCGAATGCGAACTACCTAACAAGAAGATTACCATTGAGGTAAAATCGCTGAACAGCAAGCAACTTGATATCAACACCCGGATACCAGGACTATACAAAGAGAAAGATATTTCCATCCGGAAATTAATATCCGATATACTCGGCCGCGGGAAAGTGGAATTCAGCATGTATCTTGAATCGCTTGGCGAAGAGAGCAATGCGACCATTAATGGCGCTGTAGTACGCGACTACTACCAGCAACTTAATTCCGTCAGGAAAGAGCTCGGGATCGATGAAAGTCAATCGTTGCTCGACATTGTGATGCGTCTTCCGGATACGGTAAAAGTGGAACGCGAAGAACTGGATGAAGAGGAATGGAAACAGATTATCGCTAAAGTGAAAAAAGCGCTTCTTAACCTCGATGAATTCAGAATACAGGAAGGTGATGCGCTATACAAAGACATCGAGGCAAACATTCAGAATATTCAGAATCTGCTTCCTGATGTTGAGCCTTTTGAGAAAGAGCGCCTCAACAAAGTGAAAGAGCGCATTCTGGATAATCTGAAAGAGCTGGAAGCTTCGGATTCAGTGGATAACAACCGGTTGGAACAGGAAATGATTTACTACCTGGAAAAGCTGGATATTAACGAAGAGAAAGTCCGGCTGGCCAACCATTGTATTTATTTCCTGGAAACCATGAAACTGAATGAACCGGTTGGAAAAAAGCTGGGATTCATCGCGCAGGAAATTGGTCGCGAGATCAACACCATGGGCTCCAAGGCAAATCATGCTGAAATACAGAAGATTGTTATTCAGATGAAAGACTCGCTGGAACGGGTGAAAGAACAGACGCTGAACGTATTATAA
- the gmk gene encoding guanylate kinase, protein MKKGKLIIFSAPSGSGKTTIVKHLLTCPFDFDFSISATTRQPRNGETDGKDYYFLSVDEFKSKLEADEFLEWEEVYAGSYYGTLKSEVERIREKGHHVLFDVDVVGGTNIKKFYGDEALAVFVKPPSVEELEKRLVARSTDSPEVIAERVAKAKHELTYAKYFDYILVNDELQTAFKEAEETVRAFLEK, encoded by the coding sequence ATGAAGAAAGGCAAACTGATTATATTCTCAGCACCGTCCGGTTCGGGCAAAACGACTATTGTAAAACACCTGCTCACCTGTCCGTTCGATTTTGATTTTTCGATTTCAGCAACCACCCGTCAACCCAGAAACGGAGAGACCGACGGAAAGGATTATTATTTCCTTTCGGTTGATGAATTCAAGTCGAAACTGGAAGCTGATGAATTTCTCGAATGGGAGGAAGTTTATGCCGGCAGTTATTACGGTACCCTGAAAAGCGAAGTGGAACGCATCCGCGAAAAAGGACACCACGTTCTGTTTGACGTAGATGTAGTTGGCGGAACAAACATTAAGAAATTTTATGGCGACGAAGCACTGGCCGTGTTTGTCAAACCACCCAGTGTTGAGGAGTTGGAGAAACGACTCGTCGCCCGCTCAACCGATAGTCCGGAAGTGATTGCCGAGCGGGTGGCCAAAGCCAAGCATGAATTGACTTACGCCAAATACTTCGATTACATTCTGGTGAACGACGAGCTGCAAACTGCATTCAAAGAAGCAGAAGAGACGGTGAGGGCTTTTCTGGAAAAATAA
- the nadD gene encoding nicotinate (nicotinamide) nucleotide adenylyltransferase, which yields MKITLYFGSFNPIHKGHLAVAQKVLDEKMSDELWLVVSPQNPLKEEEALWPEADRLAMVQLAIEGKDGIKASDYEFHLPRPSYTYQTLLRLKQDFPQHSFNVLIGGDNLEAFDHWRDHRKILDEFGLIVYPRPGYENEELANHPNVTLLNAPLLDISSTEIRERLSQGLSLVPLVPKSVADYILSGNFS from the coding sequence ATGAAAATTACACTCTACTTTGGTTCCTTCAACCCCATTCACAAAGGACATCTTGCGGTTGCCCAGAAGGTGCTCGATGAAAAAATGTCCGATGAACTTTGGCTGGTTGTTTCTCCTCAGAATCCGTTGAAAGAAGAGGAGGCGCTCTGGCCGGAAGCGGATCGGTTGGCCATGGTTCAACTGGCCATTGAAGGAAAAGATGGAATTAAAGCATCGGACTATGAGTTTCACCTGCCCCGTCCATCGTACACTTATCAAACTCTTTTGCGGTTGAAACAAGATTTTCCTCAACACTCGTTCAACGTACTGATTGGCGGAGACAACCTCGAAGCATTTGACCATTGGCGTGACCACCGGAAAATCCTCGATGAATTTGGGCTGATCGTTTATCCCCGACCGGGTTACGAAAACGAAGAACTGGCAAATCACCCGAACGTAACACTACTCAATGCTCCACTCCTGGATATTTCTTCTACCGAAATCAGGGAGCGCTTAAGCCAGGGACTATCACTGGTTCCGCTGGTTCCTAAAAGTGTTGCGGACTACATCCTTTCCGGCAATTTCAGCTAA
- a CDS encoding outer membrane beta-barrel protein — protein MKLLKTIAIALMVMGIGQSLSAQNFYLKARGGYGWGVSKDGYYVDLGQGKVTADGYQEQIYTSIGAGIPVGISAGYYLNDNIGAEVDFTYLIGKTVTVADYNVPNVIMQNIDVYTRQYRVAPTIIMSTGHSKKFSVYTKVGFVLPVGGYSMVNADVTQYMPNPADQTQMIPVEVNAEQKMYGKFSLGFKGVLGVEYKLNDKLSVFTEIEGVYLNIKRKKSEMTKYVVNGNDALSSYEPKVVNYKDKIQVDQSGNPVNANEALSTTSPYSKQGINLGFTYYF, from the coding sequence ATGAAATTACTGAAAACTATCGCAATTGCTTTGATGGTGATGGGCATCGGCCAGTCACTTTCAGCACAGAATTTTTACCTCAAAGCTCGAGGCGGATACGGATGGGGAGTATCCAAAGATGGTTATTATGTCGATTTAGGCCAGGGAAAAGTTACAGCTGATGGCTACCAGGAGCAGATCTACACTTCGATTGGTGCCGGTATTCCTGTCGGAATTTCTGCTGGTTATTACCTGAATGATAACATTGGTGCAGAAGTTGATTTCACTTATCTTATTGGTAAGACAGTAACTGTTGCCGATTACAATGTACCCAACGTGATTATGCAGAATATTGATGTATACACTCGTCAATATCGTGTTGCACCGACCATTATTATGAGTACGGGGCACTCGAAAAAATTCTCGGTTTATACCAAAGTAGGCTTTGTATTGCCTGTGGGTGGATACTCAATGGTGAATGCTGATGTGACTCAGTACATGCCGAATCCTGCCGATCAGACTCAAATGATTCCGGTTGAAGTAAATGCAGAGCAAAAGATGTACGGAAAATTCTCTTTGGGTTTCAAAGGTGTTTTGGGTGTGGAATATAAGCTGAACGACAAGCTTTCGGTATTTACCGAAATTGAAGGTGTTTACCTGAACATCAAGCGGAAGAAGTCTGAAATGACCAAGTATGTCGTTAATGGAAACGATGCATTGAGTTCTTATGAACCGAAAGTGGTTAATTACAAAGACAAAATTCAGGTAGACCAGAGCGGTAATCCGGTAAATGCCAACGAAGCATTGTCGACTACTTCACCTTACAGCAAGCAGGGTATCAACCTTGGTTTCACTTACTATTTCTAA
- a CDS encoding FKBP-type peptidyl-prolyl cis-trans isomerase codes for MKKKNKKQGGSSGQNRKTSEDFLEKNVKKPEINVTESGLQYEIIKEGEGTVPDPDGYVKVHQRAILVGGKILDDTYKNNEPMEFRLKDTIDGYQEGLMMMRTGSRYKLYIPPELAWGKRGSGGRIGPNAVVIFDVSLLECW; via the coding sequence ATGAAAAAGAAGAACAAAAAGCAGGGAGGTTCATCCGGTCAGAACCGGAAAACCAGCGAAGATTTTCTCGAAAAGAATGTGAAGAAACCGGAAATTAACGTGACAGAATCCGGACTACAATATGAAATTATTAAGGAGGGCGAGGGAACAGTACCCGATCCCGATGGCTATGTGAAAGTCCATCAACGGGCTATACTGGTTGGCGGCAAGATACTTGACGATACTTACAAGAACAACGAGCCGATGGAGTTCAGGCTAAAGGATACCATCGACGGTTACCAGGAAGGATTGATGATGATGAGAACCGGAAGTCGGTACAAGTTGTATATCCCTCCGGAACTGGCCTGGGGAAAGCGGGGCTCAGGCGGAAGAATTGGCCCAAATGCCGTCGTGATTTTTGATGTATCGCTTCTTGAGTGTTGGTAG
- a CDS encoding 2-oxoacid:acceptor oxidoreductase family protein, which yields MTEEIIIAGFGGQGVLSMGKILAYSGVMQDQEVTWFPSYGPEMRGGTANVSVIISDERISSPILHEFDTAIILNQQSLDKFEKQVKPGGVLLYDPNGIVHPPTRKDINVYKVEGARLAAEMGNPKTFNMIVMGAYLKVKPIFPMEKVEKGLEKSLPERHHKLIPLNLEAIGVGQKNMETVHTV from the coding sequence ATGACTGAAGAAATCATTATAGCCGGATTCGGTGGACAAGGCGTTCTTTCCATGGGGAAAATCCTGGCGTATTCCGGTGTTATGCAGGACCAGGAAGTAACCTGGTTTCCTTCATATGGACCTGAAATGCGGGGTGGAACAGCCAACGTGTCTGTTATCATCAGTGACGAACGCATCAGTTCTCCCATTCTGCACGAATTCGATACCGCCATTATTCTGAACCAGCAATCGCTGGATAAATTTGAAAAGCAGGTAAAGCCAGGCGGCGTATTGTTGTACGATCCGAACGGAATCGTTCATCCACCCACACGTAAGGATATCAATGTTTACAAGGTGGAAGGAGCGCGTTTGGCAGCTGAAATGGGTAATCCCAAAACATTCAATATGATTGTGATGGGCGCTTACTTAAAAGTGAAGCCTATCTTTCCGATGGAGAAGGTTGAAAAGGGATTGGAGAAATCACTTCCCGAAAGGCACCACAAACTGATTCCACTCAACCTCGAAGCCATTGGGGTGGGGCAGAAGAATATGGAAACAGTGCACACCGTTTAA
- a CDS encoding thiamine pyrophosphate-dependent enzyme — protein MAEVAENIQNIIKPENLVYQKSPVLTDKVMHYCPGCSHGVVHKIIAEVIDEMGIQEDTIGVSPVGCSVFAYNYIDIDWHEAAHGRAPAVATGVKRVFPNKFVFSYQGDGDLAAIGTAETMHAVNRGENIVMVFINNAIYGMTGGQMAPTTMVGQVTATTPHGRNVDLNGYPLKITELIAQLPGAAYVTRQSVQTPAAVRKTQKAIRKAFEVQANKKGTAFVEVVATCNSGWKISPVESNEWMEEHMFPFYPLGDLKDGEKEDPEALKMNV, from the coding sequence ATGGCAGAAGTAGCAGAAAATATACAGAATATCATCAAGCCGGAGAATTTGGTTTACCAGAAATCTCCTGTATTGACGGATAAAGTGATGCACTATTGTCCGGGCTGCAGCCATGGTGTAGTGCACAAAATTATTGCCGAAGTGATTGATGAGATGGGCATTCAGGAAGACACCATCGGTGTTTCACCGGTAGGTTGCTCAGTTTTTGCCTACAATTACATCGATATCGACTGGCACGAAGCAGCTCACGGTCGTGCACCGGCAGTGGCTACTGGTGTGAAGCGGGTCTTCCCGAATAAGTTCGTCTTCAGTTATCAGGGCGACGGCGACCTGGCAGCGATTGGTACTGCTGAAACCATGCACGCGGTTAACCGTGGTGAGAATATCGTGATGGTGTTTATTAATAACGCTATTTACGGAATGACCGGTGGTCAGATGGCTCCTACAACGATGGTTGGTCAGGTTACGGCCACAACGCCTCATGGTCGTAATGTCGATCTGAACGGATACCCGCTGAAAATTACCGAGTTGATTGCCCAGTTGCCTGGTGCAGCGTATGTGACCCGTCAGAGTGTTCAGACGCCGGCAGCCGTTCGGAAAACCCAAAAAGCCATCCGGAAAGCATTTGAAGTGCAGGCCAACAAAAAGGGAACTGCTTTCGTGGAAGTAGTTGCCACCTGTAATTCAGGATGGAAAATTTCTCCGGTTGAGTCCAACGAATGGATGGAAGAACACATGTTTCCGTTCTATCCGCTGGGAGATTTGAAAGACGGAGAAAAAGAAGATCCGGAAGCGTTGAAAATGAATGTTTAA
- a CDS encoding 3-methyl-2-oxobutanoate dehydrogenase subunit VorB encodes MGELRLMKGNEVIAEAAIRCGCDGYFGYPITPQSEVMETLMNRRPWDETGMVVLQAESEVASINMVYGAAGSGKKVMTSSSSPGISLMAEGISYLAGAELPCLIVNVQRGGPGLGTIQPSQADYFQATKGGGHGDYRLIVLAPASVQEMNDFVDLSFELAFKYRNPVMILSDGAIGQMMEKVELADYKPRWTDEEVKEISGSWAAIGKSPDREQNIITSLELESDKMERNNIRFQAKYQKIQENEVRFEAIDCDDADYVIVAFGSAARVCQKTVQLARAKGHKVGLLRPITLFPFPTEEIKKMAGRVNGFLSVEMNAGQMVEDVRLAVNGKVPVEYYGRMGGIIPSPDEVEKALEQKLIGG; translated from the coding sequence ATGGGAGAACTAAGATTAATGAAAGGTAATGAGGTGATTGCCGAAGCTGCCATCCGTTGTGGATGTGACGGTTATTTCGGATATCCTATTACCCCGCAATCCGAAGTTATGGAAACCCTGATGAACCGTCGTCCCTGGGATGAAACTGGTATGGTGGTCCTTCAGGCCGAAAGTGAGGTGGCTTCGATTAACATGGTTTATGGGGCTGCCGGCTCAGGAAAGAAAGTAATGACTTCCTCGTCAAGTCCCGGTATCAGCCTGATGGCAGAAGGAATTTCCTATCTCGCCGGTGCTGAATTACCTTGTTTAATTGTGAATGTGCAGCGCGGTGGTCCCGGTTTGGGAACCATTCAGCCTTCGCAAGCCGATTATTTCCAGGCAACCAAAGGTGGTGGCCATGGAGACTACCGGTTGATTGTGTTGGCGCCTGCATCAGTTCAGGAGATGAACGATTTTGTTGACCTGAGTTTCGAACTGGCGTTTAAATACCGTAATCCGGTGATGATTCTGTCAGATGGAGCGATTGGTCAGATGATGGAAAAAGTAGAACTGGCAGATTACAAGCCTCGTTGGACAGACGAAGAAGTAAAAGAGATTTCGGGAAGTTGGGCGGCTATTGGAAAAAGCCCCGATCGCGAGCAGAATATCATTACTTCGCTTGAGCTGGAATCAGATAAGATGGAACGGAACAACATTCGTTTTCAGGCAAAATATCAGAAGATTCAGGAGAACGAGGTACGCTTCGAAGCCATCGATTGCGACGATGCTGACTACGTGATTGTTGCCTTTGGTTCGGCTGCACGTGTTTGTCAAAAGACTGTGCAACTGGCCCGCGCAAAAGGTCACAAAGTCGGTTTGCTTCGTCCGATTACCCTATTCCCGTTCCCAACGGAAGAAATCAAAAAAATGGCCGGACGCGTGAACGGATTCCTCTCGGTTGAGATGAATGCCGGACAGATGGTGGAAGATGTTCGCCTGGCTGTAAATGGTAAGGTTCCGGTTGAGTATTACGGACGAATGGGAGGCATCATTCCTTCACCTGACGAAGTAGAAAAGGCTCTTGAACAAAAATTGATAGGAGGATAA
- a CDS encoding ferredoxin family protein: MAKVKGAVVVDVDTCKGCNLCVVACPTQTLALHRNVNGKGYHYSYMENPEACTGCSNCAMVCPDSCITVYRAKIA; the protein is encoded by the coding sequence ATGGCTAAAGTTAAAGGAGCGGTAGTAGTTGACGTGGACACGTGCAAAGGATGTAATTTGTGCGTAGTGGCATGTCCTACTCAGACACTGGCTTTGCACCGCAACGTCAACGGAAAGGGATATCATTATTCGTACATGGAGAATCCGGAGGCTTGCACTGGTTGCTCAAACTGCGCTATGGTTTGTCCGGACAGTTGTATTACGGTGTATAGAGCCAAAATTGCTTAA
- a CDS encoding pyridoxal phosphate-dependent aminotransferase → MTDTPINREVVEQNIQALDVPDLGKASIREIVQLVSNIEAKTGDRYVRMEMGIPGLPPAHIGVEAEIEALKNNVASIYPRIDGIQPLKDEVSRFVKLFMDIDVDPLGCIPTVGSMQGGYAAFLVAGNCRKERDTALFIDPGFPVQKQQFLVMGQKFESFDVYDYRGEKLREKLESFLSKGNIHSIIYSNPNNPSWICLTEAELQIIGELANKYDVTVMEDLAYFAMDFRTDLSKPGVPPYQPTVAHYTDNYVLLISSSKVFSYAGQRIGVMVISDALYHRKYPNLEARLNVHTFGGAIVHRALYSLSSGTSHSAQYALAAMLKAANDGKFDFVKDVKEYGERAHIMKEMFLKNGFRIVYDKDMDEEIGDGFYFTIDYPGMTGGELLHNLLFYGVSAITLGNTGSTKEGLRACVSHVGRDQFADLEKRLEQFYHDFPVGEKREKSREMI, encoded by the coding sequence AATCGTTCAACTGGTAAGTAATATCGAAGCAAAAACAGGCGATCGGTATGTTCGTATGGAAATGGGTATTCCGGGGTTGCCTCCGGCCCATATTGGTGTTGAAGCGGAAATCGAAGCGCTAAAAAACAACGTAGCTTCTATTTATCCCCGAATCGATGGAATTCAGCCACTAAAAGACGAGGTTTCGCGTTTTGTGAAACTCTTTATGGATATTGATGTGGACCCGTTGGGATGCATTCCGACCGTTGGTTCGATGCAGGGAGGATATGCAGCTTTTCTCGTAGCCGGGAATTGCCGGAAAGAGCGCGATACCGCATTGTTTATTGACCCGGGATTTCCGGTTCAGAAACAGCAGTTCCTGGTGATGGGACAGAAGTTCGAATCGTTCGATGTTTACGATTACCGCGGTGAGAAACTGCGCGAAAAACTGGAGTCATTCCTTTCGAAAGGAAATATCCACTCCATTATATACTCTAACCCGAATAACCCGTCATGGATTTGCCTCACGGAAGCTGAATTGCAAATCATCGGCGAGTTGGCCAATAAATATGATGTGACAGTGATGGAAGACCTGGCCTATTTTGCCATGGATTTCCGGACTGATTTGTCGAAACCGGGTGTACCACCTTATCAACCCACGGTAGCACATTATACTGATAACTACGTGTTATTGATTTCGAGCTCGAAGGTATTCTCATATGCCGGTCAGCGCATTGGTGTCATGGTTATTTCCGATGCACTTTATCATAGAAAGTATCCGAACCTGGAAGCACGATTGAATGTGCACACTTTTGGTGGAGCGATTGTTCACAGGGCGCTTTACTCGTTGTCGTCGGGTACGTCGCACTCAGCACAGTATGCTTTGGCTGCGATGTTGAAAGCGGCTAACGATGGCAAGTTCGATTTTGTGAAGGACGTGAAGGAATACGGTGAGCGGGCACACATCATGAAGGAGATGTTCCTTAAAAACGGATTCCGGATTGTATATGATAAAGATATGGACGAGGAGATAGGCGACGGTTTCTATTTTACGATAGATTATCCCGGCATGACCGGAGGAGAGTTGCTTCACAATCTCTTGTTCTATGGTGTTAGCGCCATTACATTAGGAAACACCGGAAGTACAAAAGAAGGTTTGCGCGCCTGTGTTTCGCATGTTGGACGTGACCAGTTTGCAGACCTGGAAAAAAGACTCGAACAATTTTATCACGATTTCCCGGTAGGGGAGAAACGGGAGAAGAGTCGTGAGATGATATAG